The sequence CAAAGTGACTTATCGGTCTTAGGCTCCCTTGTACGATTATTTCTTTAATGCGGTACCTTTTTTAAAGGCCCGGGAAAAGATTTTTGAGAACCTCGACATGAAGCCTAAACTTACAGTTCATTTCGAACAGAGATATTTCCGTTACGGCAATCGACTTGTCATCCGAAATGCTTGATAAAGCAAGAAGTAAATATGATGTACCAAACTTTAAGTTCACAGAAATGGATGCGCAAAATTTGACCTTTTCTCCGGAAACGTTCGATATGGTCATTGTGAATTTGATCCTATCTGTCGTACCCAATCCGGAACTATGTTTTCAAGAAATGATTCGGGTTACTCGAACTGGGGTATATATAGGCATTTTCGATAAATTTGCCCCACATCGTAGGAATTGTCCATAATTAAGAAACTTCTTCGTCCCGTCGTAACAATGTTGGGGACAGACATTGGCCGTCATTTTGAAAAAATTGCAAAACCGTATGAAGGTCATATTCGAGTGGAGAATGAGGCTGCCTTATTAAACGGGATGTATCGTAAAATCATACTTCGTAAAATCCAAGCTTAAACTACTGGCAGGATGGCCGGATGGAGGGTGAAAGATGCGTAAACAAGACAATAGAGAGTTTATACCAGCTCTGAGATTTCACTGGCTAACATCATTTTATGATCCAATACTTC is a genomic window of Paenibacillus antri containing:
- a CDS encoding class I SAM-dependent methyltransferase, translating into MLDKARSKYDVPNFKFTEMDAQNLTFSPETFDMVIVNLILSVVPNPELCFQEMIRVTRTGVYIGIFDKFAPHRRNCP